TCGCCTTAGCAAGTTCAAAAAGGGATTTTAGATGTTTTTTCTGCCTCTGGTTTCATTTTTCTATTGTGAAGTATAAAGTTCCAATAAACATTTGGTATGCAGATTATACCACAATCTCTCTGTACAAGATATGGGTTAGCCATTGGTGCAACTGTTGCTCCACTTGTTCGAGTTCTTATTTGGTTTTGGTTTCCAATAGCCTATCCGATAAGCAAGGTGTGAATACTTCCATCTGCATTTATGAGAAATGCAGCTTATTGTGTATTTCCGGAAAGATAAAGAAAAGAGTATATGTGAATTTACTTATCACAAAAGAATAGTATGTGTAATTGCTTGCTTATATTCTTAATCACCAGATCTTAGACTACCTGTTGGGGAAAGGACATAAGGCTTTATTCCGGCGAGCTGAATTGAGGACACTAGTTTACATGCACGGTAATAAGGTATTTACCAATCACTCTCTGCTGAAAGACTCTTGTTCTGTCCCTCTAGTTTCCAAGGATGAAGAATGTTTGATGTTTCCTGAATTAAAGGCAGATCCAAAATTAAGACACTGTGTGTTCTGAATTGAGGACACTACTTGCTAATTCTGCTAACTTCTTACTGTTGATGCTAATCAGGCAGGAAAAGGAGGAGATTTATCGCTTCATGAGACAAATATAATTGCAGGAGCACTTGAGCTCACTGAGAAGACTGCAAGGGATGCCATGACTCCTATATCTGAAACTTTTGCTATTGATGTCAATGCCAATCTTGACAGGTACATTTACTTTCACATGAGTTTACATGACCATTTACCAAAAAAGATAGAAATTGATAATGTCTTACTATAAATTATTATGCTTACCTAAGATGCAATATGAGTAAGATAGGAATATATGATGCCTTTGAGCAGGGTTCTGATAAATTTAATCTTGGAGAAGGGACATAGCAGGGTTCCAGTGTACCACGAACATCGAACAAACATAATTGGACTTGTCCTGGTAATTATTTCCTACTGGCTTAGTAATGTACATGAGAATGTATCTGTTGAAAatacaattaaaataataaaagtgtGTTCTCTTGTTAAATCATAAAGTATAAATTACAAACTACTTAGCAAGCACCAAGGATGTGAGAAAGTGGTTTTGCAAACTTTATCCAACCTAAAACAGTAAGCAATCTATTTTAGTTTTACCTACTCGAGATTAAGACAGGAACAAGAGCTTTTATAAATCCAAATTGACTGAATCTTTATTGATTCAAACTGGATCATGATTCAGAATCAAGCTTTTCTTTGAGTTATAATCTATGTTGCTccgactcttcaaaaatgtcaacgGATGCATGTTGAATTCTCCAAAAGCAGTGtattttggagaatccgacacggATGCGGCGTCAAAAGTAAAGATTCTTATGCAACTTAGGTTAAAATAGCTATCTCATATAGATGCCTGACTCTGTTAATGTATGCTTAATTACTAATTATGATAAACAGGTGAAGAATTTGGTGACAATTAATCCAAGTGATAAGGTGCCCGTGAAGAATGTAACAATACGGCGTATCCCAAGGTAGTTTAGCAGGAAATGAAATGTCCAGATTGCTTTCACATCATTGCATGTTCTTGCTTTGAGAAAGATATCTTGGATGTTATGAGTCACTACAACAAATTCCAATTTCTTATTTGACTATCAGTTCTAACGCCTAACGAACTGCTGTATTTTCTTAGCTTAATGAATCATACCATTGATATAGCACATTGTTAAATAGTCCCCTGACATCGTTTGCACAACATGCTAGAGTTTCAGCGACAATGCCATTGTATGACATACTAAATGAATTCCAGAAAGGTCTCAGTCACATGGCTGCTGTGGTGAAAAAGGCAGATGGCACAATCGAGAAAGAAAGCGCCAATCTGTCCACTGGTGGTGAGGAAGACTTACAGTTCTATATATTTTCTTGGCATTTTCCTGTAATTTAGCTTATCTATTCCTCTGTCTCCGTCTGACTTGCCCTACCTGATTTCTACATGTGAATGCCACATTAGTAAGAGAAGTGAGATTGAGCATTCCTGGAGAAATCCTTTATCAAAGGAAAAGCTCGAGGGCCAGACGATCACTGAGGAAGTCAAAGAGATTCAGTGCAAGTATTTCGCGAAGGGAGTTGTCGAAAAGCAGAAGGTGGTCAGAGGAATTTCATCCTGAGATCCTGCCAATTAAGGAAAAATCACTTTCAGCACCTTCTTCAGAAGAAGTAATTGGGATCATTACCATGGAAGATGTCATTGAGGAACTTCTAAAAGTAAACAATGTTTCCTactgaaagttttttttttctatcacctaaaatttttatttttttttctatcacCTAAAATTGGTACTAATTTCTTGGTGTAGGAGGAGATCTATGATGAGGCAGATCATGTTCGTGCCAATTCCATGGCTAGACTCTGCCGTGCATTAGCATAGACAAGTGACACGGGTGTACTCATGGTGCATAAAATTCAACATTATTGATGTCAATTGAACAGCGTGACGGAAGAAGCAAATATGCTTGAAATTGTATTAGTCAATAACCCCTAAGATTATAAATGGATTGATATGCACAAATTATTTCTTCCTCATCTATGCAACATGTCAATTTGACTCCTAGCAAAATTATACTATCAGTTATTACTCCTCTGCATCTGACTTCCGACAGGAACATGTTTGGAAAGGGTACAAGGCttaaagaaataataggaaATTTCGCAAATAACtactataataaatttaattaggcTCTTTAGTTATAATTTACATATTTACGAGTTGTAGATGTAATTTAAGCTACATCCTTTGTATAATTCGCAGATAATTGAGCTACTTTtgtataaacttgaaataacgaatttatacaaacacaaaCATCCGAACTTTAAacagttatacaaattatattatataaaattatattatacaaaattcaaattatacaGACTCAAACCGTAATTAACGTTAAATGTTAGTGGTGAATTGAAAATTAactaaactatagctatgttaactaattaactagtatatatttgcttattcgcgtaattttttcaaaaaataagtgGGCATATTGTTGTTATTAATCGTTAACAACATACTCACTCAATATAATTTCACAAGTGGGGTCTAAGAGAATAGATATAAGCATAATCATACATTGTGGGTTAGAGAGATTGTTTACATAGACCCTAggctcaaaaaaaaatattttttaagaacagttttgaaaaaaatgacaaaGTAGAAAgctatgataaaaataatgaagaaacaaaaataccaacaataaaaatagtaaaataaccAAGGTCCTCTGGATACTTTCTTCATGGACCAGAAATCATTTATTAAATCAATACTGTGTTTTTCTTCTTCGGGAAATCAGCATGACATGAAAAGTAAATTACCAAAAACAATAGATCGATGAAGAAATATACCCACCCACCTATGGTATTAAGATTTTGAATTCTTAAAAAATGGATTGCAGTATCTCGTATGTACATTTGAAGCTCTAGGCCTGTCCACTAGCCCATGGGATTGGTCCATCTGGCAAGCGTGTGAGtccattatatttatttttaaaaactacaatttaaaaaaaaaaaaaattaacaacaaCTTGAAGTGTTTGGTAG
The sequence above is a segment of the Solanum dulcamara chromosome 11, daSolDulc1.2, whole genome shotgun sequence genome. Coding sequences within it:
- the LOC129872736 gene encoding DUF21 domain-containing protein At2g14520-like, which translates into the protein MGHTNLKCCNTEFFIYIVAVVFLVLCAGLMSGLTLGLMSMSVIDLEVLTKSGTPKDRLHACIKDLAHCEATTSIAMYAADQQCCCYGGNTLISQALPVFLDELVPDWGAILLSVTLILLFGEIIPQSLCTRYGLAIGATVAPLVRVLIWFWFPIAYPISKILDYLLGKGHKALFRRAELRTLVYMHGNKAGKGGDLSLHETNIIAGALELTEKTARDAMTPISETFAIDVNANLDRVLINLILEKGHSRVPVYHEHRTNIIGLVLVKNLVTINPSDKVPVKNVTIRRIPRVSATMPLYDILNEFQKGLSHMAAVVKKADGTIEKESANLSTGVREVRLSIPGEILYQRKSSRARRSLRKSKRFSASISRRELSKSRRWSEEFHPEILPIKEKSLSAPSSEEVIGIITMEDVIEELLKEEIYDEADHVRANSMARLCRALA